The segment CATAGCCGTGCCTTCAATCCTTTTTCCAGTCGCGGACTCTACACGATCCAAATCCAGACCGACTCACCCGCTGCTCAGCACACAGCCAAACATACGTCAAAGAATCTTACGGAGGCTTTCCCAGTCGGCTGCACCGTGTTGGGTTTCGAACTTGATGGCCGCCTCATCTGGGGGCCGGAGATTGGCGTCATTTTCGAGCTCGTCCCGCCCCCACTGCCGTAGCGCTGCGGTCCTTACCGAAAAATAGCCAAGATGGAAGCTCGAGTCCATGTGGACGAGCTACTCAGCCATCAAGAAGGCTAACAGGTCGCGGAGCTCGCTGGGGGTCAGGGTTAGCACCAGGCCAGGCGGCATCAGTGAGGTGCGGAGTTCGGTGCGCTTCACGATGTCCGTTTCGGGGAAGGATTTTTCTTTACCGGTGAGGTCGCGGAAGACTTCGCTGCTGGAGGAGCGCAGCAGGATGCCGGTGAAGGTGGTGCCGTCCTTGAGCTCGACGACGGATGGATAAAACTGCGGCGCTACTTCGCGGTGGGGCTCTAGGATGGAGCGCAGGATCGCAGCGCGATCTCCCTGCTGGGCTATGAGTGATAGATCTGGTCCCACGACGTTCCCACGTCCGCTGTGACGATGACAGGATGAGCAAAGTGCGACTTTGCTATTGAAGAAGATGCGGCGGCCAGTTTCGGCATCGCCGGGGCCTTCTAGGAGCTTGAGCCAGGCGGTGGTGTCATCGAGCGCGGGCCTATCGGTGGCGAGTTCACGCGGGAGGGCACGCTGCGCTTCGTCGCGGATGGTGGAGTTGTCGCTTTGGGCGAGTTTTTGCAGCAGCGCGGTGTCATCGGTGCCGAGGATGGCTTCGGCTCGCAGGTTGGGTCGGTATTTTTCATCCGCTGCGATTTCTGCACTCGCTCGCCGTGCGGCGAGGGTGCGCACGGCTTCGAGCTGGAGGACGTCGTCGTCGCTATTGGCAAACTGGCGCAGCAGATCGAACGTGAGGGCTTTGTGCGTGGGTGGTGCGAGACGCAGGGCGTAGCCTTTGATGCGGGCGGGTGTTTTCGGATCGGTGATGCGCTCGATGAGCACCTCTGGATGGGTGACCCCAGCGGCGGGTTCGCCACGCAGGGTGTTCCAGGTGGCTAGCGCGGCTTCAAAGAGGCGGTAGTCGAGCTTCGGGTCACTCAGCATGGCTTCGACTTGAGGCTGAAAGTTTTTCAGCACCGCATCTGCGATCCAGCGGAGGCACTCGAAACGCATCTCTGCATCTGCATCGTCCCAAAAGGCACGCACCCACTGCTCATCCTGCAAATCGGCCCGGCGCATGGCGACGAATGCCCACACGCGGTCGGCTGGCGTCATGCTGCGGATGCTCTGGGGGCTCAGTTTGGCCCGTGAGAGGGCAGTGAGGGCTGCGTCGGAGAGGTATTTGTCGCTTCCACGGGCCAGTTTGAGCAGCTCGGCTATTTCGGGCACTTCGCGGCCTGCGCGTAATTTTCTCGCCAAAGCCGCCTCCGGCGTTTCAGGCTGCTTTTCGGTGATCCAAGGCTGTTTTTCGATTTCTAGCTTCCAGAGCCTGCCACGGCCATGGATCGGGTAGGAGCTAAAAACCCAGTCCGTCATGTAAAAGGCTCCATCGGGCCCCTGAGCCATGCAGACAGGCCGGAAGTAGTCGCTACCACGCACGAGCGGCACACGCTCGGAGGTGTAGCCTGCGCCTTTGCTGTGAAGCGGGAAGTAGTCGATGCTGTGATCACTCCAACTGGGGATGAGAACGCCGCCACCGAGCTCGACGACGGCGCATGGGCCTTCACCACAGGGATGCACCATGCCCAGGGTGCCGCGCAGCTCACCATTCCACGCGACAAATGGATGCACGGGCGCACTGCCATACACCCACTGGAATCCGTAGTCTGCGCCTTCGACGATGTGCAGCAAGCGGCACGGTGGACGGCTGCCGGGATCGTTTTCTGCTGCGAAGATTTCTCCATCGCTGCGCACGAGGAGTCCAAAGGGATTCCAGAAGCCGCGGGCGATGCGGCGTAGTTTTTTGCCGTCTGCCGTGCAGCGGAAGACGCCGCCTTCGCCGCGTCCGCTGACCTGGGAGCCATCTGCGCCTGTGAGGGTCCAGTCTTTGCCAAAATTCTCGCCCAGTGAGCAAACCAAGTCGCCATCTGGGTGCCAGGCCATGCCACTGAGTCCATTGTGCGGGTAATCCGCCACGGTATCGAGTGAGGCGAGGACTTCCTCCGTATCACCAGTGCCATCTCCATCGCTGTCCTTCACACGCAGCAGGCGATCTCGCTCGGCGAGGTAGATCCATCCATCCGGGCCGCACTCCACATGCATGGTCGCCTGTGTTTTGGAGTAAAACACACGCCTGTTTTTGCCATCCGAGTCGAAGACCAGGATCTCATCATTCTCTGGGCCTGTATAGCCCTGCGGGCGAAAGTGTGTGTGACAGGCCGCGAGCCAGATGCGGCCCTTTTCATCGACATCGATGCCGGTGGGAGTGACCAGTGCGGGGTGCTCGGCGAGTAGCGTGAGCTTCACACCGGGCTGCAAGGTCTCGATCTGCGGCGGTAAGTCGGTGGGAACATCCGGTGCCTTTGGAGCTGGGCCCGACTGAGCGAGCAGCGGGAGCAAAGACGACGGAGCGATGAGTAACGACGATGCGATGATGCAGCGGCAGAGTGCAGAGGTCATGTTAGATGTGGGAGATTCAAGATGAAAGAGCTCCGGCCTTCTCTATGCCAGCAGCTCATCCACCACCTTTGCGCCCTGATTGTCCGTGAGGCTCGCGGCGAGGCCGTTGCGCTTGTAGGTGAGCTTGGTGTGATCGAGGCCAAAGGCATGCAGCAGCGTGGCGTGGTAGTCGTAGTGTTTGACTTCATTGATGACGGCTTTGTGGCCGAAGTCATCTGTCTCGCCGTAGGTGAAGCCTTTTTTGAAGCCGCCACCTGCTAGCCACATGCTGAAGCCGTAGGTGTTGTGGTCACGGCCCCATTTTTCGTAACCGGCATCGTTTTGCAGCACAGGCAGGCGGCCCATCTCTCCGCCCCAGTGCACGACGGTGGTATCCAGCAGGCCGCGCTGCTTCAGATCCGTGAGGAGTGCTGCGCTGGGCTGGTCCATGCCGGCGCAGAGCTTGGGTAATGAGGTGACGAGGGCACTGTGCTGATCCCAGCTCTGGCCCGGATTCAGCACCTGCACGTAGCGCACGCCGCGCTCGATGAGCCGCCGTGCGATGAGGCAGCGTGTGCCGTAGTTTTTGGTGATGGGATTGTCGATGCCGTAGAGCCGCTGGATGTGCGCAGGCTCGAGGGAGATGTCTAGCGCCTCCTTCGCAGCGGTCTGCATGTGCGCTGCGAGTTCGTAGCTGGAGATGCGTGCCTGGAGATCGAGCTCGCCGGGGTGCTGCGCGAGGTGATCCTCATTAAAGGCCTTTAAGAGATGCATCTGCCGCTCCTGCGCGGCTCCAGCGAGAGATGGTGGAGGATCGAGATTCAGAATGCGTGGCTCGGCAGCACGCACGACGGTGCTTTGGAAAAGCGATGGCAGCCAGCCGTTGCCAAAATGATCCATGGGAAAGATCGGTAGCCCAGCGGGGTCGATGAGCGACATGTAAGCGGGCAGCTCATCCGTCTCGCTGCCGAGTCCGTAGGTGATCCAGGAGCCCAGTGTGGGCCGCCCTGCGATGCCGCGCCCAGCATTCATCGCGTAGAGGCCCTGGGCATGATTGCTGACGCCACTGGTCATGGAGCGAATGAGTGTGATCTCATCGACGACCTTTGCCAGATTCGGTAGCAGCTCACT is part of the Verrucomicrobiaceae bacterium genome and harbors:
- a CDS encoding c-type cytochrome, giving the protein MTSALCRCIIASSLLIAPSSLLPLLAQSGPAPKAPDVPTDLPPQIETLQPGVKLTLLAEHPALVTPTGIDVDEKGRIWLAACHTHFRPQGYTGPENDEILVFDSDGKNRRVFYSKTQATMHVECGPDGWIYLAERDRLLRVKDSDGDGTGDTEEVLASLDTVADYPHNGLSGMAWHPDGDLVCSLGENFGKDWTLTGADGSQVSGRGEGGVFRCTADGKKLRRIARGFWNPFGLLVRSDGEIFAAENDPGSRPPCRLLHIVEGADYGFQWVYGSAPVHPFVAWNGELRGTLGMVHPCGEGPCAVVELGGGVLIPSWSDHSIDYFPLHSKGAGYTSERVPLVRGSDYFRPVCMAQGPDGAFYMTDWVFSSYPIHGRGRLWKLEIEKQPWITEKQPETPEAALARKLRAGREVPEIAELLKLARGSDKYLSDAALTALSRAKLSPQSIRSMTPADRVWAFVAMRRADLQDEQWVRAFWDDADAEMRFECLRWIADAVLKNFQPQVEAMLSDPKLDYRLFEAALATWNTLRGEPAAGVTHPEVLIERITDPKTPARIKGYALRLAPPTHKALTFDLLRQFANSDDDVLQLEAVRTLAARRASAEIAADEKYRPNLRAEAILGTDDTALLQKLAQSDNSTIRDEAQRALPRELATDRPALDDTTAWLKLLEGPGDAETGRRIFFNSKVALCSSCHRHSGRGNVVGPDLSLIAQQGDRAAILRSILEPHREVAPQFYPSVVELKDGTTFTGILLRSSSSEVFRDLTGKEKSFPETDIVKRTELRTSLMPPGLVLTLTPSELRDLLAFLMAE
- a CDS encoding DUF1501 domain-containing protein gives rise to the protein MLMSRLSSRRHFLHSNSFGLGSLALASLLQKDGLLAAPVKPESFGELRYDLTPKKPHFQPRAKAMISLFMMGGPSQMDLYDPKPMLTKYHGQKFPGEVKYDNLAQASSKCFGSPWKFAKHGECGMEISELLPNLAKVVDEITLIRSMTSGVSNHAQGLYAMNAGRGIAGRPTLGSWITYGLGSETDELPAYMSLIDPAGLPIFPMDHFGNGWLPSLFQSTVVRAAEPRILNLDPPPSLAGAAQERQMHLLKAFNEDHLAQHPGELDLQARISSYELAAHMQTAAKEALDISLEPAHIQRLYGIDNPITKNYGTRCLIARRLIERGVRYVQVLNPGQSWDQHSALVTSLPKLCAGMDQPSAALLTDLKQRGLLDTTVVHWGGEMGRLPVLQNDAGYEKWGRDHNTYGFSMWLAGGGFKKGFTYGETDDFGHKAVINEVKHYDYHATLLHAFGLDHTKLTYKRNGLAASLTDNQGAKVVDELLA